The nucleotide sequence ACGATACTCATGTGATCCGGGTCAGTGAGGGCCCGCAAAAAGTAGGTGTCCACCGTACGCAGGAAAGCAGTAGCAGGGTTGTAGCCGCCCAGCGTGAAGACGGCCCCTAGCCAAATACCACAGAATAGCGATAATAGCACCTGCTTGGTGATAAGGGCGAGGGCAATGGCCATAAGGGGCGGTAGGATACTAACCAATCCGGGCAAGGCGGTGACATTGGCCTCCGTAACACCGGAAGGGGTAATAACTTCCAGCCGCGATACGCCCAGGACCGGCACCACCACGCCGTGGATGCGGACCTGCTCACCATCCCATTCCACCGCGCCCTGAGTTAAAAGCGTACCCTCCAAGCGGACACGGACAGCCTCAGGTGGCAATCCCTTCGGATACTGGTCGAGGGTCAGGCCGGCAATAGTTATGGTGAAGGGTACATTTTGCAGGACAAAGTGGGGAGCCTGGACGGTAACCAGGTTCCCGCGACCAAAGAGAAACCCCGTCCCTAAGGCCAAACTAAAAAAGAGCCGGCCCAGTTTCATAATGGGTGCCAATTTATCAGATGGCAGTATCAATGCCAAGCCCTATGCCTAACTGTAGCTCATCAAAGCCCCTTGAAAATTTAAAAGGAGCAGACAATTGGTAGGTGCTGATATGCCCCGATTATGCGTATCTTTAAACCTATGTTCAAACTGCTGGACAGGTACATCATCTCGCGCTTCCTGAGCATCCTGTTGGGCGCGATGGTTGCCTTCATAACCGTCTTTCTCGTGGTAGATGTAGTCGAAAACCTGGACAAATTCATCGACGCCAAAATGCCGCGTCAAGCCGTCGTTACCTACTACCTCTACACCATCCCTTGGTTCGTCAGCCTCGCCCTGCCTATGGCCACCCTCCTGGCCACTTTCTTTTCCATGGGCCTGCTGAACAAACGCAACGAGATCACCGCTATGAAGGCTTCAGGCTTCAGCATCCGCCGCATAGGTGCTTCGCTCCTGGTAGTTGGCCTGCTCATCAGTACCGGATCATTTTTCTTCGATGACCTGCTGGTCTCGGAGGGAATGCGCCGCAAGGCCGATGTTCAAAGCGAATATCTCGCCCAGGAGTATCACAGGAAACACAAAGTCAAAAAGCAAAATATTTTCCTTCAACAATCACCCACCGAGCATATTGCCATTGACCGGTTCGATTACCGCAACCAGCAGGCACACGGAGTATATATCCAAAGGTATGCCCAGGGCCGCCTGGTGGAGCGCATGGACTTCCGCCTGCTGACGTGGGATGAGGAAGCCCAGCAGTGGCGCGGCACTGACTATCGTATCCGGGCTTTTGACACTACCACCGACACCGTTATGATAACCCACCAGGGCCAGGATACCCTACTATCTATGGCCATCAGACCCGTGGACATGATGAAAATGTCGGTGATACCGGAGGAAATGCGCTTCAGCGAGCTGCAGGACTTCGTGGCCCAGCTCATTCGCAACGGGATCGATCCCACCCGCTGGGAAGTGAATATGCACTTCAAGGTGGCCTTCTCCATGACCAGTTTCATCATGATCCTGTTCGGTCTACCGCTCAGTGTGGGCCGTCCGCGGGCTAGTCTGGCGTT is from Candidatus Neomarinimicrobiota bacterium and encodes:
- a CDS encoding LptF/LptG family permease; its protein translation is MRIFKPMFKLLDRYIISRFLSILLGAMVAFITVFLVVDVVENLDKFIDAKMPRQAVVTYYLYTIPWFVSLALPMATLLATFFSMGLLNKRNEITAMKASGFSIRRIGASLLVVGLLISTGSFFFDDLLVSEGMRRKADVQSEYLAQEYHRKHKVKKQNIFLQQSPTEHIAIDRFDYRNQQAHGVYIQRYAQGRLVERMDFRLLTWDEEAQQWRGTDYRIRAFDTTTDTVMITHQGQDTLLSMAIRPVDMMKMSVIPEEMRFSELQDFVAQLIRNGIDPTRWEVNMHFKVAFSMTSFIMILFGLPLSVGRPRASLAFGAGMSVFVIFGYYVAIKLGQSLGFKGILDPLPSVWLPNILFLTVGFFLLWRLRS